In Nitrosococcus halophilus Nc 4, the genomic stretch CCTTCGTTGAGCTAGAAAAATCCCATTTCCAATCTCTTCTGGAGCTGAAGCCGGAAGTGGTGGTGGTGGGGACGGGGGAGCGGCTTCGTTTTCCCGCCCCCTACCTGGTAGAGCCTTTAGTAAGGCACCAGGTAGGAGTGGAATTTATGGATACTGCAGCCGCTTGTCGGACTTACAATATCCTTGTCGGTGAAGGGCGGCGGGTAATTGCTGCGCTAATAATGATCGCTAATGATTAAGGTACTCTCCCCCTACCAGGTTATCGTTTTATTTGAATAAGACCTCGACTGAAATGCCTTCTTTAGCCATGATACGGCGCAGCCGTTTGAGGGCTTCAAGCTGGATCTGGCGAACTCGCTCTCGAGTCACGCCAATGGCTTGACCCACCTGTTCTAAGGTTTGTGACTCGTAACCTTGGAGACCGAAGCGCCGAATAACGACTTCTCGCTGCTTGTTATTAAGTTGGCTCAACCATAATTCAAGCCGGGACTGCATATCGTCGTTTTGCAGTAGGGTAGTTGGATCAGGTGTCCCCTCATCGGGTAGAGTGTCGAGCAAGGTCTTTTCCTGGTCACTTCGGTAGCCTGTATCCATCGAAGCAATATTGTCTTTAAGGCTCCACATGCGCTTAATTTCTTCGACGGACTTATCTAATTGCTGAGCTAGCTCTTCGAAGGTTGGATCGTGCTCTAATTCTTGTGCAAGTTTACTGGCTACCCGCTGATAACTTTTGATTTCTTTTACCACATGCACAGGTAGACGCACGGTACGGGTTTGGTTCATGAGGGCCCGTTCAATAGTTTGCCGTATCCACCACGTGGCATAAGTAGAGAAGCGAAAGCCCATCTCGGGATCGAATTTCTCTACGGCATGGATCAAACCTAAGTTGCCTTCCTCGATTAAATCAAGGAGTGCCAACCCTCGGTTCATATAGCGCCTGGCAATCTTAACGACAAGCCGCAGATTGCTCTCAATCATGCGTTTGCGCCCGGCGGGATCTCCTCTTTGGGCAAGGCGTGCGTGATAGACTTCTTCTTCTGCTGTCAACAGAGGTGCGAAGCCAATTTCACTTAGATAGAGGCGTGTGGCGTCAAGCTCTTGCTCATTGTAGGGTGGGTTTTCCTGCACTTCCTCAGGGTCAA encodes the following:
- a CDS encoding Mth938-like domain-containing protein, whose protein sequence is MKFSLDERLDVYTVSAYGPGYVEFSIPNYLGEDAELLKEGLKQDEGRQKISQSVVVLPSQLQEWPPASFVELEKSHFQSLLELKPEVVVVGTGERLRFPAPYLVEPLVRHQVGVEFMDTAAACRTYNILVGEGRRVIAALIMIAND
- the rpoS gene encoding RNA polymerase sigma factor RpoS is translated as MVGIGHVRSEIGGNALSTSKSETILLEPAPQQLPIDPEEVQENPPYNEQELDATRLYLSEIGFAPLLTAEEEVYHARLAQRGDPAGRKRMIESNLRLVVKIARRYMNRGLALLDLIEEGNLGLIHAVEKFDPEMGFRFSTYATWWIRQTIERALMNQTRTVRLPVHVVKEIKSYQRVASKLAQELEHDPTFEELAQQLDKSVEEIKRMWSLKDNIASMDTGYRSDQEKTLLDTLPDEGTPDPTTLLQNDDMQSRLELWLSQLNNKQREVVIRRFGLQGYESQTLEQVGQAIGVTRERVRQIQLEALKRLRRIMAKEGISVEVLFK